From Coffea arabica cultivar ET-39 chromosome 2e, Coffea Arabica ET-39 HiFi, whole genome shotgun sequence, the proteins below share one genomic window:
- the LOC113732714 gene encoding sodium/hydrogen exchanger 1: MGLMELTTTSDRASIVSINLFVALLCGCIVIGHLLEDNRWMNESITALIIGLCTGVVILLLSKGRSSHLLVFSEDLFFIYLLPPIIFNAGFQVKKKQFFRNFITIMLFGAVGTLVSWAIISLGATQIFSRMDFGDFDIGDYLAIGAIFAATDSVCTLQVLHQDETPLLYSLVFGEGVVNDATSVVLFNAIQGFDMSKIDPKIALHFIGNFLYLFFTSTVLGVIAGLLCAYIIKKLYFGRHSTDREVALMMLMAYLSYMLAELLDLSGILTVFFCGIVMSHYTWHNVTESSRITTKHTFATLSFVAEIFIFLYVGMDALDIEKWRFISDSPGTSVAVSSILLGLVLLGRAAFVFPLSFLSNLAKKSTSDKISFKQQVIICWAGLIRGAVSMALAYNKFTSLGHTNLRGNAIMITSTITLVLFSTVVFGLLTKPLIRLLLPPLKHATSAASSDPNSPNSLGVPLISHSQDSDSFLSGHDIPRPSSIRMLLTTPTHTVHRLWRKFDDRFMRPVFGGRGFVPVVPGSPTEGNLS; the protein is encoded by the exons ATGGGTCTGATGGAATTAACTACAACGTCTGATCGCGCGTCAATTGTGTCCATAAATCTGTTTGTGGCATTGCTTTGTGGCTGtattgtaattggccatttgcTTGAGGACAACCGATGGATGAATGAATCTATTACAGCCCTGATTATT GGTTTGTGTACTGGAGTTGTTATTTTGCTGTTAAGTAAGGGAAGAAGCTCGCATCTGCTTGTGTTTAGCGAAGATCTTTTCTTTATATATCTGCTTCCGCCTATCATATTTAATGCTGG GTTTCAGGTGAAAAAGAAGCAATTTTTTCGTAATTTCATCACTATTATGCTTTTTGGAGCTGTGGGTACCCTAGTTTCATGGGCAATAATATCATTAG GTGCCACTCAAATCTTTAGTAGAATGGATTTTGGCGATTTTGATATTGGGGATTATCTAG CCATTGGTGCAATATTTGCCGCAACAGATTCTGTATGCACTTTGCAG GTGCTACATCAGGATGAGACACCCCTGCTTTACAGTCTGGTTTTTGGAGAAGGTGTTGTGAATGATGCTACATCAGTGGTGCTTTTCAATGCCATTCAGGGCTTTGATATGTCAAAAATTGATCCTAAAATCGCCCTGCATTTTattggaaattttctttatctatTCTTTACTAGTACCGTCCTGGGGGTAATC GCTGGATTGCTTTGTGCTTACATCATCAAGAAACTGTATTTTGGCAG GCATTCAACTGATCGTGAGGTggctctaatgatgcttatggcTTATCTATCCTATATGCTGGCAGAA TTATTAGATTTGAGTGGCATTCTTACGGTGTTCTTTTGTGGGATAGTTATGTCCCACTACACCTGGCACAATGTGACTGAGAGTTCAAGAATTACTACCAA GCATACCTTTGCAACTTTGTCATTTGTTGCCGAGATTTTCATCTTTCTTTATGTCGGTATGGATGCATTGGACATTGAAAAGTGGCGTTTTATCAGTGATAG TCCTGGAACCTCAGTTGCCGTGAGTTCAATTTTGCTAGGCCTGGTTTTACTTGGTAGGGCAGCTTTTGTGTTTCCCCTATCCTTTTTATCTAACTTGGCCAAGAAATCTACAAGTGATAAGATTTCCTTCAAACAGCAA GTCATTATATGTTGGGCTGGCTTGATCAGAGGTGCTGTGTCTATGGCACTTGCATATAATAAG TTCACTAGCTTGGGACATACTAACTTGCGAGGAAATGCAATAATGATCACTAGCACCATTACTCTTGTTCTTTTTAGCACAGTG GTATTCGGCTTATTGACAAAGCCGCTTATAAGGTTGTTGCTGCCACCTTTGAAACATGCCACCAGTGCTGCATCTTCTGACCCTAATTCTCCCAATTCACTCGGTGTTCCGCTAATCAGCCATTCACAGGACTCTGATAGTTTTTTAAGCGGGCATGACATCCCACGGCCATCTAGTATACGCATGCTTTTGACAACACCAACCCACACCGTGCATCGTCTCTGGCGTAAGTTTGATGACAGATTTATGCGTCCTGTGTTTGGTGGGCGGGGGTTTGTTCCTGTTGTTCCTGGTTCCCCTACAGAAGGTAATCTAAGTTAA
- the LOC113732715 gene encoding vesicle-associated protein 2-2 isoform X2: protein MNYWIFILENSSSLVKTTSPKKYCVRPNTGVIEPKSACDFLVTMQAQKVALPDMTCKDKFLVQGTVVAEGTTEDDITSSLFAKENGKYVEESKLRVVLASPPHSPVLLPINGVHDQVPVFETSPSKDQVLQGDENVGTQLKVIENMMEQKSENIEPPVTVEARDLERVKGVEELELAKDVENLRFKISELELKLEEAQVTISKLTEERRLTARESESLRQELALLSTKKGVRRVQVGFPFLFVCMVSLVSVVLGYLVRCQ, encoded by the exons ATGAACTATTGGATATTCATCCTAGAGAACTCAAGTTCATTG gtcaAGACTACTAGTCCGAAGAAATATTGCGTGCGACCAAACACAGGGGTTATTGAGCCGAAGTCAGCATGCGATTTCTTAG TCACTATGCAAGCACAAAAGGTTGCTCTTCCTGATATGACATGCAAGGACAAGTTCTTGGTTCAAGGTACAGTTGTTGCTGAGGGGACAACTGAGGATGATATCACATCCAGCTTG TTTGCCAAAGAGAATGGCAAATATGTCGAAGAGAGCAAGCTGAGAGTGGTCCTTGCCAGTCCACCTCATTCACCAGTACTATTACCAATCAATGGAGTGCATGACCAGGTTCCTGTTTTTGAGACATCACCATCGAAAGATCAGGTTCTTCAGGGTGATGAAAACGTTGGCACCCAGCTCAAA GTGATTGAGAACATGATGGagcaaaaatcagaaaatatcgAGCCACCAGTAACAGTGGAGGCAAGAGATCTTGAACGAGTGAAAGGCGTGGAGGAGCTGGAATTGGCTAAGGATGTTGAGAATTTGAGGTTCAAAATAAGTGAGCTAGAGCTAAAATTGGAAGAG GCTCAAGTAACCATATCAAAGCTTACAGAGGAGAGGAGATTAACTGCTCGGGAGAGTGAAAGTCTACGTCAAGAATTG GCATTGTTGAGTACTAAGAAAGGTGTTAGAAGAGTTCAGGTGGGGTTTCCTTTCCTGTTCGTCTGTATGGTATCGCTTGTCAGTGTTGTTTTGGGGTATCTTGTACGTTGTCAATAA
- the LOC113732715 gene encoding vesicle-associated protein 2-2 isoform X1 codes for MEMSNELLDIHPRELKFIVELKKQSSCSVRLFNKSNHYVAFKVKTTSPKKYCVRPNTGVIEPKSACDFLVTMQAQKVALPDMTCKDKFLVQGTVVAEGTTEDDITSSLFAKENGKYVEESKLRVVLASPPHSPVLLPINGVHDQVPVFETSPSKDQVLQGDENVGTQLKVIENMMEQKSENIEPPVTVEARDLERVKGVEELELAKDVENLRFKISELELKLEEAQVTISKLTEERRLTARESESLRQELALLSTKKGVRRVQVGFPFLFVCMVSLVSVVLGYLVRCQ; via the exons atggaAATGAGTAATGAACTATTGGATATTCATCCTAGAGAACTCAAGTTCATTG TTGAACTGAAGAAGCAGAGTTCGTGCTCTGTTCGGTTGTTCAATAAGTCGAACCATTATGTTGCTTTTAAG gtcaAGACTACTAGTCCGAAGAAATATTGCGTGCGACCAAACACAGGGGTTATTGAGCCGAAGTCAGCATGCGATTTCTTAG TCACTATGCAAGCACAAAAGGTTGCTCTTCCTGATATGACATGCAAGGACAAGTTCTTGGTTCAAGGTACAGTTGTTGCTGAGGGGACAACTGAGGATGATATCACATCCAGCTTG TTTGCCAAAGAGAATGGCAAATATGTCGAAGAGAGCAAGCTGAGAGTGGTCCTTGCCAGTCCACCTCATTCACCAGTACTATTACCAATCAATGGAGTGCATGACCAGGTTCCTGTTTTTGAGACATCACCATCGAAAGATCAGGTTCTTCAGGGTGATGAAAACGTTGGCACCCAGCTCAAA GTGATTGAGAACATGATGGagcaaaaatcagaaaatatcgAGCCACCAGTAACAGTGGAGGCAAGAGATCTTGAACGAGTGAAAGGCGTGGAGGAGCTGGAATTGGCTAAGGATGTTGAGAATTTGAGGTTCAAAATAAGTGAGCTAGAGCTAAAATTGGAAGAG GCTCAAGTAACCATATCAAAGCTTACAGAGGAGAGGAGATTAACTGCTCGGGAGAGTGAAAGTCTACGTCAAGAATTG GCATTGTTGAGTACTAAGAAAGGTGTTAGAAGAGTTCAGGTGGGGTTTCCTTTCCTGTTCGTCTGTATGGTATCGCTTGTCAGTGTTGTTTTGGGGTATCTTGTACGTTGTCAATAA
- the LOC113729689 gene encoding uncharacterized protein: MNDQSKSDQGMLDSGRRKGSSEKRASSLIEATEDAVLNVGVSPPPSAPCGACKFLRRKCISGCIFAPHFGSDQGAARFAAVHKVFGASNVSKLLLHLPENRRNDAVVTISYEAQARLSDPVYGCVSTILALQQQVASLQAELAVVQTQLMNSRLAMANALRDSQAIQQQQIVALQPAYSNTSAASNTLMNINSFNSNFDLVGEAEAAPSNSFDPVHLSQVPQEVEEEDEEESQNHLDFTSQIFHQDNKTFF; the protein is encoded by the exons ATGAATGATCAATCAAAAAGTGATCAGGGCATGTTGGACAGTGGAAGGCGGAAGGGTTCGAGCGAAAAGCGTGCTAGCAGTCTCATTGAGGCCACAGAAGACGCGGTTTTGAATGTAGGGGTGTCCCCTCCCCCTAGTGCTCCATGTGGTGCATGCAAGTTTTTGAGGAGGAAATGCATTAGTGGATGCATTTTTGCTCCCCATTTTGGCTCTGATCAAGGTGCAGCAAGATTTGCAGCGGTGCATAAAGTGTTTGGAGCAAGTAATGTATCAAAACTCTTGTTGCATCTTCCGGAAAATCGAAGAAATGATGCTGTTGTTACCATATCATATGAGGCTCAAGCAAGACTTTCTGATCCTGTTTATGGTTGCGTCTCAACAATTCTTGCGTTACAGCAACAG GTAGCATCTCTTCAAGCAGAGTTGGCAGTGGTGCAAACACAGCTGATGAACAGCAGATTGGCAATGGCAAATGCCCTTCGAGATTCACAAGCAATACAGCAGCAGCAAATTGTAGCCTTACAACCAGCTTACTCCAACACATCTGCAGCTTCAAATACTCTGATGAATATAAACAGCTTCAACTCTAACTTTGATCTTGTTGGTGAAGCTGAAGCTGCCCCCTCCAACAGTTTTGATCCCGTTCATCTCTCCCAAGTCCCTCaagaagtagaagaagaagatgaggaAGAGAGTCAGAACCACCTTGATTTCACCAGTCAGATATTCCACCAAGATAATAAAACCTTTTTTtaa
- the LOC113732716 gene encoding protein CANDIDATE G-PROTEIN COUPLED RECEPTOR 2-like, producing MRGLKEALQVVAEATEVTFPSSSKESSSAAAAEAIGGGKYEGWLWECHGIWHSLFLIIPTALFLLYLAFQAKKSVSKLFNGRSHIIIAYYIFLWVVTLLNLLWCSLQAWECTSGKEVAWSILSLFTTSGMLFLEVSLMAFLLQGNYASGQEALTRTFGISGIIVGVDIFLKGLYTFGFGIPLFIDNNEESHRVKWGLWVVHRLLLTGVYGFIFCVYRSRWRERLPARPAFYNYITIMFFLNGLALFACALAANGAAFGLWLNEITTVCYHALYLPLLYVTFLADFFQEDDLNLENVYYSEMKDAGFFDADWE from the exons ATGAGGGGTCTAAAAGAAGCCCTTCAAGTAGTAGCAGAGGCAACAGAGGTTACCTTTCCGTCATCCTCAAAAGAATCATCGTCAGCAGCGGCGGCGGAGGCTATAGGAGGCGGCAAATATGAGGGATGGCTATGGGAATGCCATGGAATATGGCACAGTCTTTTTCTGATAATCCCAACTGCTTTGTTCTTACTCTATTTAGCTTTTCAGGCTAAGAAAAGTGTTTCAAAACTCTTTAATGGCCGATCTCATATTATCATCGCGTACTATATCTTTCTCTGGGTTGTTACATTGCTCAATTTGCTCTGGTGTTCTCTTCAG GCATGGGAGTGTACATCAGGAAAAGAAGTAGCTTGGAGCATCTTATCTTTGTTTACAACATCAGGGATGCTTTTTCTTGAAGTAAGCTTAATGGCCTTTTTACTTCAAGGAAATTATGCTAGTGGACAGGAAGCTTTAACGCGGACATTTGGTATCTCAGGCATCATTGTTGGTGTAGACATATTTCTCAAG GGCCTTTACACATTTGGGTTTGGAATTCCACTGTTTATTGATAACAATGAGGAGTCCCATAGGGTGAAATGGGGCTTATGGGTTGTTCACAGGCTACTGCTTACTGGAGTGTATGGGTTCATATTCTGTGTCTATCGGTCTAGATGGAGGGAGAGGTTGCCTG CAAGACCCGCATTCTACAACTATATAACCATCATGTTCTTCTTGAATGGCTTGGCGTTGTTTGCATGTGCACTTGCAGCAAATGGGGCTGCCTTTGGCCTCTG GCTGAATGAGATCACCACTGTTTGCTATCATGCCTTGTATCTTCCGCTACTCTATGTAACATTTCTTGCAGACTTTTTTCAG GAGGATGATTTGAACCTAGAAAACGTCTACTATTCCGAGATGAAAGATGCTGGTTTCTTTGATGCTGATTGGGAGTGA